A genomic stretch from candidate division TA06 bacterium includes:
- the icd gene encoding isocitrate dehydrogenase (NADP(+)), with amino-acid sequence MVKFDKVGVPEEGTKIEVEDGKIKVPDNPIIPFIEGDGIGPDIMSASQVVWNAAIEKGYEGKKKIIWMEIFAGEKAAEKYGEVLPADTYKAIEHFVVAIKGPLTTPVAGGYRSLNVSMRQRMNLYACVRPVRYYGGTAPVREPQKLKVIIFRENTEDVYAGIEWEQGTPEVKKVIDYLNTEMGTKIREDSGIGVKPISITGTKRLVRKAMKYAVDKSSKSVTLVHKGNIMKFTEGAFKDWGYELAVEEFRDKVITEDELWDQMKADDGVTPITKPGAFAELRGGKEPGDPGDRIVVKDRIADQMFQQVLIRPNEYDVIALPNLNGDYLSDACAAQVGGLGMAPGANIGDVIGLFEATHGSAPKYRGMDKVNPSSLILSGVMMLRYLEWHEAGDLIENAIEKTIEQKRVTYDLARVMPGGVKPIKCSEYAKAIVKNM; translated from the coding sequence ATGGTTAAGTTTGACAAAGTGGGGGTTCCCGAGGAAGGGACAAAGATAGAAGTTGAGGACGGAAAGATCAAAGTCCCGGACAATCCGATCATCCCTTTCATAGAAGGCGACGGGATAGGGCCAGACATCATGAGTGCCTCTCAAGTTGTGTGGAACGCCGCCATTGAGAAGGGTTACGAAGGCAAGAAGAAGATTATCTGGATGGAGATATTCGCCGGGGAGAAGGCAGCCGAGAAGTACGGCGAGGTCCTTCCCGCTGATACATACAAGGCTATTGAGCACTTCGTCGTGGCCATAAAGGGACCGCTGACAACACCAGTAGCTGGTGGTTACCGGAGCCTCAACGTGTCCATGCGTCAGAGGATGAACCTTTATGCCTGTGTTCGTCCTGTTCGCTATTACGGCGGGACTGCGCCAGTTCGTGAACCACAGAAGCTTAAAGTGATCATCTTCAGAGAGAATACTGAAGATGTCTATGCCGGAATCGAGTGGGAGCAAGGCACTCCTGAGGTGAAGAAGGTAATTGACTACCTGAACACGGAAATGGGCACAAAAATCCGGGAGGACTCAGGCATTGGCGTAAAACCCATATCCATCACCGGGACGAAGCGACTCGTCAGGAAGGCAATGAAATACGCAGTAGACAAGAGCAGCAAGAGCGTCACGCTTGTCCACAAGGGAAACATCATGAAGTTCACAGAAGGAGCCTTCAAGGACTGGGGATATGAGCTGGCCGTTGAAGAGTTCAGAGATAAGGTGATAACTGAAGACGAGCTCTGGGACCAGATGAAAGCTGATGATGGGGTAACCCCAATAACAAAGCCCGGAGCATTTGCCGAATTGAGAGGGGGAAAGGAGCCCGGAGATCCCGGCGATAGGATAGTGGTCAAAGACAGGATTGCTGACCAGATGTTCCAGCAGGTTCTCATCCGGCCTAACGAGTATGATGTCATCGCCCTCCCGAACCTGAATGGCGACTATCTTTCCGATGCGTGTGCAGCGCAGGTTGGAGGCCTGGGCATGGCTCCTGGCGCCAACATTGGTGATGTGATCGGCCTCTTCGAGGCGACTCACGGGTCGGCTCCCAAGTACAGGGGAATGGACAAGGTGAATCCCAGTTCTCTCATACTCTCAGGCGTTATGATGCTTAGATACCTGGAATGGCATGAAGCGGGTGACCTGATTGAAAATGCTATTGAGAAAACGATTGAACAGAAGCGGGTAACTTATGATTTAGCAAGAGTTATGCCTGGCGGTGTGAAGCCCATCAAGTGCTCTGAATACGCAAAGGCGATTGTAAAGAATATGTAA